The following are encoded together in the Parabacteroides chongii genome:
- a CDS encoding glycogen/starch synthase has product MDAKKILFIAQEITPYLPESEIATICRNLPQGIQERGREIRTFMPKFGNINERRNQLHEVIRLSGMNLIIDDTDHPLIIKVASIQAARMQVYFIDNEDFFQRKHTVCDENGNDYEDNDDRSIFYVRGVLETVKKLRWIPDVIHCHGWMSALTALYIKRMYADDPCLKNAKIVYSIYNDDFNSPLRKELAHKLKTDGAKDSDLKGIKADTSFVGLTKLAIDMADGVIQGSETINQDILDYIATKKDTPFLPYQSPETYMDAFNEFYDVVLDSK; this is encoded by the coding sequence ATGGATGCAAAAAAAATCTTGTTTATAGCCCAAGAAATAACACCCTACCTTCCCGAATCTGAGATTGCAACGATATGCAGGAATCTGCCGCAAGGCATTCAGGAGCGTGGTCGCGAGATCAGAACTTTCATGCCCAAATTCGGAAATATCAACGAGCGACGCAATCAGTTGCACGAAGTGATCCGCCTGTCGGGTATGAACCTTATCATTGATGATACGGACCATCCGTTGATCATTAAGGTAGCATCCATTCAGGCCGCACGCATGCAAGTGTACTTCATTGATAATGAAGACTTCTTCCAGCGTAAACATACTGTTTGCGATGAAAATGGGAATGATTATGAGGATAACGACGACCGTTCTATCTTCTATGTACGTGGTGTATTGGAAACAGTGAAAAAACTTCGCTGGATCCCGGATGTGATTCATTGTCACGGATGGATGTCTGCGCTGACTGCATTATACATAAAAAGAATGTACGCAGACGATCCATGTCTTAAAAATGCAAAAATAGTCTATTCTATTTATAATGATGACTTTAATTCACCGTTAAGAAAAGAACTGGCTCACAAGCTGAAAACTGACGGTGCAAAAGACAGCGATCTGAAAGGCATCAAAGCTGATACCAGCTTTGTCGGCCTGACTAAACTGGCTATCGATATGGCAGACGGTGTGATACAAGGCAGTGAAACGATCAACCAGGATATTCTGGATTATATCGCCACTAAAAAGGACACTCCGTTCCTTCCTTATCAATCACCGGAAACTTATATGGATGCATTCAACGAATTTTACGATGTCGTATTAGATTCTAAATAA
- a CDS encoding DUF4270 domain-containing protein, which translates to MNIKPLLIGLGLGITILSGCSDDLNLVGSTIQPDGDQMPVYVDTFQMQATTLLMDSVYARTTNGLLGEFYDPLYGNVKSDYICQFYCPDDFKFQQKPINGQIDSVEFNIIYQNGAWVGDSLAPMRVQIYEINKEPERDFYTNFDPLEYCDMQKSLGMQTYTAYDNSVPDSVRYAVNSQGDSTYIPTITIRMPKDFGQKFYDESVNNPGTFSSQENFNKFFQGLYVTNTYGSGNILQISYSSISIYYKYSLKGSQGQDSTARASETFNVTKEVLQLNRFKNTDLTPLLQPNDSITYLKTPAGVYTQLTIPAKDIVERIGDRVINNIPLTIKALPQEDWQWALSAPANLLLLPKDSLATFFVNNKIEDSKTAFRASYNSSSRSYSFGNVSNLMQEHIKNNPDKDMVLLLVPVERITAQNDSYWGNSQPYTTAINNYLLPSGVKLLKTEDATRIIITTTDYK; encoded by the coding sequence ATGAATATCAAGCCTTTATTAATTGGCCTGGGCTTGGGAATAACAATCCTGAGTGGGTGTAGTGATGATTTGAATCTGGTTGGCTCGACAATTCAGCCTGACGGAGACCAAATGCCCGTATATGTAGATACCTTTCAGATGCAAGCGACAACCTTGCTGATGGATTCGGTATATGCAAGAACTACTAATGGACTGCTCGGCGAGTTTTATGACCCGTTATATGGTAATGTGAAATCTGATTACATCTGCCAGTTCTACTGTCCGGATGATTTCAAATTCCAACAGAAACCAATCAACGGGCAGATTGACTCTGTCGAATTTAATATTATCTATCAAAACGGAGCTTGGGTGGGTGATTCATTAGCTCCTATGCGCGTTCAAATATATGAGATAAACAAAGAACCGGAAAGGGATTTTTATACAAACTTCGATCCGCTGGAATATTGCGATATGCAGAAGTCACTGGGTATGCAGACGTATACGGCATACGACAACTCGGTGCCCGACAGTGTTCGTTATGCTGTGAATTCACAAGGTGATTCTACTTATATTCCGACCATTACAATCCGAATGCCGAAGGACTTTGGTCAGAAGTTCTATGATGAATCAGTCAATAATCCCGGAACATTCTCCAGCCAGGAAAATTTCAATAAATTCTTCCAGGGCTTATATGTAACAAACACATATGGTAGTGGAAATATTCTGCAGATCAGCTATTCTTCGATTTCTATCTATTACAAATATTCATTGAAGGGTAGCCAGGGACAGGATTCCACGGCACGTGCCAGTGAAACGTTCAATGTAACCAAAGAAGTTTTACAGTTGAATCGTTTCAAGAATACAGATTTGACTCCGCTGTTGCAGCCAAATGATTCGATCACCTATCTGAAAACTCCTGCCGGTGTATATACGCAGTTGACTATTCCGGCTAAGGATATTGTAGAGAGAATTGGAGACCGCGTTATCAATAATATACCTTTGACAATAAAAGCGTTGCCTCAGGAAGACTGGCAATGGGCATTGAGTGCTCCGGCTAATTTATTATTGTTGCCTAAAGACTCTTTAGCAACTTTCTTTGTCAATAATAAAATAGAAGACAGCAAAACAGCATTCCGTGCCAGCTATAACTCCAGCAGTCGTTCTTATTCATTTGGAAACGTCTCTAATTTGATGCAGGAACATATAAAGAACAATCCGGATAAAGATATGGTATTGCTTTTGGTGCCTGTTGAACGCATTACAGCTCAAAATGATAGTTACTGGGGAAATTCCCAACCGTACACAACGGCAATAAACAACTATTTATTGCCTTCCGGTGTAAAGTTGCTTAAAACAGAGGATGCTACACGGATCATTATAACAACAACAGATTACAAGTAG